One genomic window of Anabaena sphaerica FACHB-251 includes the following:
- a CDS encoding transposase: MGFNTERSDALSLSKYRSVKFSSRRIKTKLYKAGNGKLIHADINGSLNILKKVVPTAFSLGIEGVVVRPVGVIPGKQTA; encoded by the coding sequence TTGGGCTTTAACACTGAGCGAAGCGATGCACTGAGCTTGTCGAAGTACCGAAGTGTAAAATTTAGCAGTCGCAGAATCAAAACTAAGCTTTATAAAGCAGGTAATGGTAAACTGATTCACGCTGATATTAATGGTAGTTTAAATATTTTAAAAAAAGTAGTCCCGACAGCTTTTAGTCTAGGGATAGAGGGCGTTGTAGTCCGCCCTGTTGGGGTTATTCCCGGCAAACAAACGGCATGA
- a CDS encoding DUF5340 domain-containing protein: MEQLPLPAPIHYELILQLLEKQTMSAVNNNQDLRHEVNQLIITLRKAAAQQKRLEEICKASSFAVDHRWSLNHLGEKTINPD; encoded by the coding sequence ATGGAGCAACTTCCTCTACCTGCGCCTATCCACTACGAACTTATACTGCAACTGTTAGAAAAGCAAACAATGAGTGCTGTAAATAACAACCAGGATTTACGGCACGAGGTCAATCAGCTTATTATTACCCTGCGAAAAGCTGCGGCACAACAAAAGCGATTAGAGGAAATTTGTAAAGCTTCCTCTTTCGCTGTGGATCACCGTTGGTCACTCAATCATCTTGGGGAAAAAACTATTAATCCTGATTGA
- a CDS encoding four-helix bundle copper-binding protein: MMMMMTESMTTEMQTCLNACMECHKICLETMTYCITKGGRHMDMGMMSMMRDCSEMCMMCTSMMMNGSEFMGRTCMLCAEMCDRTAAACETMSDDNKMRECAAACRRCAETCRSMQMARA, translated from the coding sequence ATGATGATGATGATGACTGAATCCATGACTACTGAAATGCAAACTTGCTTGAACGCTTGCATGGAATGTCATAAGATATGCTTGGAAACCATGACATACTGCATTACCAAAGGTGGTAGGCACATGGATATGGGGATGATGAGCATGATGCGCGACTGCTCAGAAATGTGCATGATGTGTACGAGCATGATGATGAATGGTTCCGAGTTCATGGGTCGTACTTGTATGCTGTGTGCAGAAATGTGCGATCGCACTGCCGCAGCTTGTGAAACAATGAGTGATGATAACAAGATGAGGGAATGTGCCGCAGCTTGCCGGAGATGTGCGGAAACTTGCAGATCGATGCAAATGGCGCGTGCTTAA
- a CDS encoding ArsR/SmtB family transcription factor, whose product MPKTKPSDTDPAILLAVADYFKVLSEASRLQILTCLKSGSMNVMEIAEVTGLGQANLSKHLKVLTQAGILSRQTKGTSAFYEIVDPMIFDLCDLVCDRITERVLKQAESMKALRNKTAVF is encoded by the coding sequence ATGCCAAAAACGAAGCCATCCGATACTGATCCAGCCATTCTCTTGGCGGTTGCTGACTATTTCAAAGTGCTATCAGAGGCGAGTCGGTTGCAGATTTTGACTTGTCTGAAGTCAGGTTCGATGAATGTGATGGAAATTGCGGAAGTGACTGGTTTGGGGCAGGCAAATCTGTCTAAACATCTGAAAGTGTTAACTCAGGCAGGAATTTTATCTCGTCAAACCAAAGGTACAAGTGCCTTTTACGAGATTGTTGACCCGATGATTTTTGATCTTTGTGACTTAGTGTGCGATCGCATTACCGAACGTGTACTAAAGCAAGCTGAAAGCATGAAAGCTTTGCGGAATAAAACGGCAGTTTTTTAA
- a CDS encoding helix-turn-helix domain-containing protein, with amino-acid sequence MPYTIPNKNCDGCDNCRPQCPTGAIKIENNEYWIDPCLCNNCEGYYPEPQCVIACPTNSPIPWQAKKGRCKVDAREPTSPDLFSNGKNHPFASAIVIWEACNLLAQRKSLNWETDAEGNLHYSRQVNQGRGAISFHIEDPFQVSNLAQNLQAIENLDIRAACIHLIFAAHATVLDQPWDQEFAIDERQIEKYLGLEKRKDLNKIAKLCLIKNIVQQACSLVVSIDWPQRGKVPGFSVKESRLWHLTDIQHHFQEDKEGCKYLIGLTFKVKAGIWAQHFLNKQGCKERTGFYQYGSLPKTLLTTVMSLWQQHEGAVRLMLWLLFKTKMGREQRITVPTLLRVAYGEEKINLASRLRDERKRLLRTFENDLEVLNHYGVKAIFDPVTYPTEIQPLWAKLVDIPEDPDEALEFWINDGGGDHRLTDSGPRGKWNMLMNARILSFELPPEWEQLSSEAEKKKRRTVRNKRVLKSPDDLLAEQVLQARKSINISQRELAKLTGKSQSWIRDVENGRLKPKPEDQALLRRVLNIL; translated from the coding sequence ATGCCTTATACAATTCCTAACAAAAATTGCGATGGATGTGACAACTGCCGACCCCAATGTCCTACGGGTGCAATTAAAATCGAAAATAACGAATATTGGATTGATCCTTGTCTTTGTAACAATTGCGAGGGTTACTATCCAGAACCGCAATGTGTAATTGCTTGTCCAACAAATTCTCCTATACCTTGGCAAGCAAAAAAAGGCAGATGCAAAGTTGACGCGCGAGAACCTACCAGCCCTGATTTGTTTTCTAATGGCAAGAATCACCCATTTGCTTCGGCAATAGTTATCTGGGAAGCTTGCAACCTACTAGCACAACGTAAATCATTAAACTGGGAAACAGATGCAGAAGGTAATTTACACTATAGCCGACAAGTTAATCAAGGTCGGGGTGCAATTTCTTTTCACATCGAAGACCCATTTCAAGTTAGCAACCTGGCACAAAATTTACAAGCAATTGAAAATCTGGATATTCGTGCTGCTTGTATTCATCTGATTTTTGCTGCCCATGCTACAGTCTTAGATCAACCGTGGGATCAAGAATTTGCGATTGATGAACGCCAAATTGAAAAATACTTGGGGTTAGAAAAACGCAAAGACCTCAACAAAATCGCCAAGCTGTGTTTAATCAAGAACATCGTTCAGCAAGCTTGCTCACTTGTTGTTTCCATTGACTGGCCGCAACGGGGTAAAGTTCCCGGATTTTCTGTGAAAGAAAGTCGTTTGTGGCATTTAACAGATATTCAGCACCACTTTCAAGAAGATAAGGAAGGGTGTAAATATCTGATCGGACTGACATTTAAAGTCAAAGCAGGTATTTGGGCGCAGCATTTCTTAAATAAACAAGGCTGTAAAGAGCGTACTGGCTTCTATCAATATGGTAGTCTACCGAAAACGCTGTTAACTACAGTTATGAGCCTTTGGCAACAACATGAAGGCGCAGTAAGACTGATGTTATGGTTACTTTTTAAAACCAAAATGGGTAGAGAACAACGCATCACTGTTCCTACCTTACTGCGTGTTGCTTATGGTGAGGAAAAAATTAACCTAGCTTCCAGATTACGAGATGAACGTAAACGTTTATTGCGAACATTTGAAAATGATTTGGAAGTTCTCAATCATTATGGGGTCAAGGCAATTTTTGACCCAGTTACCTACCCAACAGAAATCCAACCTTTGTGGGCTAAATTAGTTGATATTCCCGAAGATCCAGATGAAGCTTTAGAATTTTGGATTAATGACGGTGGTGGTGATCATCGGCTCACAGATAGCGGACCCCGTGGTAAATGGAATATGCTGATGAATGCGCGGATTTTATCTTTTGAACTGCCACCAGAATGGGAACAGTTAAGTTCAGAAGCAGAGAAAAAAAAGCGGCGTACTGTTAGGAATAAAAGAGTTCTCAAAAGCCCAGATGATTTATTAGCTGAACAGGTTTTGCAAGCCCGCAAAAGTATTAATATTTCCCAAAGGGAATTAGCAAAACTGACAGGTAAAAGTCAAAGTTGGATTCGTGATGTAGAAAATGGTCGTCTTAAACCCAAGCCCGAAGATCAAGCCTTATTAAGGAGGGTGCTGAATATTCTTTAA
- the trpC gene encoding indole-3-glycerol phosphate synthase TrpC, producing the protein MQIRRRSPNPAIDVSIIRYQAILKDAPPNHILEEIVWQKEIEVEQMREKLPLQELQKQALSAPPTRDFVAALRQGKTKPALIAEVKKASPSKGVLRADFDPVEIAKAYQEGGASCLSVLTDKKFFQGSFENLSLVRAAVDLPLLCKEFIIYPYQMYLARVNGADAILLIAAILSDQDLQYFVKIANNLKMAVLIEVHSLEELDRVLALDGVSLVGINNRNLEDFSVDLQTTCQLLKDRGSQLQDRNILVVSESGIHTPEDLSVVETVGASAVLIGESLVKQPDPKLAITNLFGK; encoded by the coding sequence ATGCAAATCCGTCGTCGTTCACCTAATCCAGCTATTGATGTATCTATTATTCGCTACCAAGCAATTTTAAAGGATGCACCGCCAAATCATATTTTAGAAGAAATTGTTTGGCAAAAAGAAATAGAAGTTGAGCAAATGCGGGAAAAGCTGCCTTTGCAAGAATTGCAGAAACAAGCCCTCTCTGCACCTCCTACCCGTGATTTTGTCGCCGCATTACGTCAAGGTAAAACCAAACCCGCCCTAATTGCCGAAGTAAAAAAAGCTTCTCCTAGTAAGGGGGTTTTACGCGCAGATTTTGACCCAGTAGAAATTGCTAAAGCTTATCAAGAAGGTGGTGCTAGTTGTCTTTCTGTACTCACAGATAAGAAGTTTTTTCAAGGTAGTTTTGAAAACTTATCTCTAGTACGTGCTGCCGTAGATTTGCCATTGCTATGTAAGGAATTTATCATCTATCCTTATCAAATGTATTTGGCACGAGTTAATGGCGCAGATGCGATTTTATTAATTGCGGCAATTCTCAGTGATCAAGATTTACAATACTTTGTCAAAATTGCTAATAACCTAAAAATGGCAGTTTTGATAGAAGTCCATAGTTTAGAAGAACTCGACAGGGTTTTAGCCTTAGATGGTGTTTCTTTAGTTGGTATAAATAATCGCAACTTAGAGGATTTTTCTGTTGACTTACAAACTACTTGTCAATTACTGAAAGACAGAGGTAGTCAATTACAGGACAGAAATATTCTGGTAGTGAGTGAATCAGGAATTCATACCCCAGAGGATTTAAGTGTAGTGGAAACAGTCGGCGCATCAGCTGTACTGATTGGTGAGTCTTTGGTAAAACAACCAGATCCGAAATTAGCAATTACTAATCTGTTTGGTAAATAG
- a CDS encoding ShlB/FhaC/HecB family hemolysin secretion/activation protein: MSCEFFISSLLLPVNAQIISQTVTPTSEQLRETEKQLPVFVLPNLGPLPETPLPLPETPLPPLEELLPKPDTTPTTPQPSLGDIPGTITVTKFEVIGSTVFSQEELANKLKDFTNTPISFAELLKAKEVINELYLEQGYITSGAFIPPQELKDGVVKIAVIEGKVESINISGLNRLRPGYVRSRLALATKAPLDQNRLLQALQMLQLDPLIANLSAELAAGSRAGVSVLEIKVREADAFSGQISIDNQRSPSVGSVRRQLQINHNNLFGFGDRFRVGYINTDGSNSLDDLSYTFPINPHNGTIGLSYSRTSTNIIEDPFNVLDIQSASRNYQLTYRQPLYQSPTKEFTMGLTASRQESETTLLGEAFPLSPGANDQGEVRISALRFFQEYTQRDSQQVFAMRSQFNLGINAFNATNNDTEPDSQFLTWRGQTQYLRLLTPDTTLLLRSDIQLSDRPLVALEQFSAGGQQSVRGYRQDYLLADNGLFASAEVRTAILRVPKWQTTLELSPFFDLGTVWNHSSSDVDIKQKTLFSVGVGLRLLVGQNFNARFDWGIPLVNVDKTGNTLQENGLYFSIEYRPF, translated from the coding sequence TTGTCTTGCGAATTTTTTATTTCCAGCCTTCTATTACCAGTCAATGCTCAAATAATTAGCCAAACTGTCACACCAACATCTGAGCAACTCAGGGAAACAGAAAAACAACTGCCAGTATTCGTATTACCTAATCTTGGACCTCTACCAGAAACACCCTTACCTTTACCAGAAACACCCTTACCACCCCTAGAAGAATTACTTCCCAAACCAGATACAACTCCAACGACTCCCCAGCCATCACTAGGAGATATTCCTGGGACAATTACAGTTACAAAGTTTGAAGTTATTGGTAGTACAGTTTTCAGTCAAGAAGAACTGGCAAATAAACTTAAAGATTTTACAAATACCCCTATTTCTTTTGCTGAATTATTGAAAGCTAAAGAAGTCATTAATGAATTATATTTAGAGCAGGGTTATATCACTTCTGGAGCTTTTATTCCTCCCCAAGAATTAAAAGATGGAGTGGTAAAAATTGCAGTAATTGAAGGTAAAGTCGAATCAATTAATATTTCCGGGTTAAACAGATTGCGCCCTGGTTATGTACGCAGTAGATTGGCATTAGCAACGAAAGCACCTTTGGATCAAAATCGCTTGCTTCAAGCTTTGCAAATGCTGCAACTTGATCCTTTAATTGCTAATTTATCAGCAGAATTAGCTGCCGGTTCTCGTGCTGGTGTGAGCGTATTAGAAATTAAAGTGCGAGAAGCTGACGCTTTTTCTGGGCAGATCAGTATTGATAATCAGCGATCGCCTAGTGTTGGTAGTGTACGTCGTCAACTGCAAATCAATCACAACAATCTTTTCGGATTTGGCGATCGCTTTCGTGTTGGCTATATCAACACTGACGGTAGCAACTCCCTCGATGATCTCAGCTATACTTTCCCAATTAACCCCCACAACGGTACTATCGGCTTGAGCTACAGTCGCACCAGTACCAACATTATTGAAGACCCTTTCAACGTCTTAGATATTCAATCTGCATCCCGCAACTATCAACTTACCTACCGTCAACCCCTGTATCAAAGCCCCACCAAAGAATTTACCATGGGGTTAACAGCTTCCAGACAAGAATCAGAAACCACACTTTTAGGTGAAGCTTTTCCTTTATCTCCAGGTGCAAATGATCAAGGAGAAGTGAGAATTTCTGCACTCCGCTTTTTTCAGGAATATACACAGCGAGATAGTCAGCAAGTTTTTGCGATGCGATCGCAATTTAACTTGGGAATTAATGCTTTTAACGCCACAAATAATGATACAGAGCCTGATAGTCAGTTTTTAACATGGCGTGGACAAACTCAATATTTGCGGTTATTAACACCAGATACAACATTATTATTGAGGTCAGATATTCAATTGAGCGATCGCCCTTTAGTTGCACTAGAGCAATTTAGCGCCGGTGGCCAACAGAGTGTGCGTGGTTATCGACAGGATTATTTATTAGCTGATAATGGCTTATTTGCCTCCGCAGAAGTTCGTACCGCAATTCTTCGCGTTCCTAAATGGCAAACCACCTTAGAATTAAGTCCCTTTTTTGATTTGGGTACTGTTTGGAATCACTCTAGTTCTGATGTAGACATCAAACAAAAAACCCTATTTTCAGTGGGTGTAGGCTTACGCTTATTAGTAGGTCAAAATTTTAACGCCAGATTTGATTGGGGTATTCCCCTAGTTAACGTCGATAAAACCGGAAATACTTTACAAGAAAATGGACTTTACTTCTCGATTGAATATAGACCTTTTTAG
- a CDS encoding DUF192 domain-containing protein translates to MFRHATSFSILLSILLIGCSPPSTAKPTATSASQVQAQAPQGQNLPISAQATFSNGATINLEVAETPEQQMMGLMYRPALPDDRGMLFVFPSAQPVRFWMKNVPVSLDMVFLHNGVIQYIQTAAPPCNSEPCPTYGPNVPIDQVIELRSRRATELGLQVGDTVKIEF, encoded by the coding sequence ATGTTTCGTCACGCAACTTCGTTTTCTATATTACTGAGTATTTTACTCATAGGCTGTTCTCCCCCAAGCACAGCTAAACCTACTGCTACATCAGCTTCTCAAGTTCAAGCACAAGCCCCTCAAGGTCAAAATTTGCCAATTTCTGCTCAAGCGACTTTTTCCAACGGGGCAACAATCAACTTAGAAGTAGCAGAAACACCAGAACAGCAGATGATGGGATTGATGTATCGACCAGCTTTACCAGATGACAGAGGTATGTTGTTTGTATTTCCCTCAGCCCAACCAGTCAGATTCTGGATGAAGAATGTCCCCGTATCTTTGGATATGGTATTTCTTCACAATGGGGTAATCCAATATATTCAGACTGCTGCACCTCCCTGTAATAGTGAACCTTGTCCCACCTACGGTCCTAACGTGCCAATAGACCAAGTAATTGAACTCAGATCCAGACGAGCTACGGAATTAGGTTTACAAGTAGGTGACACGGTAAAAATTGAGTTCTGA
- a CDS encoding class I SAM-dependent methyltransferase — protein MNKFINNKKQIFDRWASSYDWTFPSFIYQAIHKRLISKIELPANANVLDLGCGTGRLLNRLASEFPDLRGTGLDLSPQMLRVARQSNHHRPRLIYLEGNAESLPFAEGQFDAVFNTISFLHYSQPERVLSEVARVLAPGGRFYLVDITANNSAFQFMANSPAGIKFYNQEQRQQLGSGAGLLCLGHYYLLGPVLLTIFVKPE, from the coding sequence ATGAATAAATTTATCAATAATAAAAAACAAATCTTTGATCGTTGGGCATCAAGTTACGATTGGACATTTCCTTCTTTTATCTACCAAGCTATCCATAAAAGATTAATTTCCAAAATTGAACTCCCAGCAAATGCCAACGTTCTTGACTTAGGTTGTGGAACCGGACGCTTACTAAATAGATTAGCCAGTGAGTTTCCTGACTTACGCGGTACAGGTTTAGATTTATCTCCCCAAATGTTGCGCGTAGCTAGACAAAGTAATCACCATCGTCCACGATTAATTTATCTGGAAGGTAATGCGGAATCACTTCCTTTTGCTGAAGGTCAATTTGATGCTGTTTTTAACACTATCAGTTTCTTACATTATTCTCAACCAGAAAGAGTGTTAAGTGAAGTAGCGCGGGTACTTGCTCCCGGTGGAAGATTTTATTTAGTTGATATAACTGCTAATAATTCAGCATTTCAATTTATGGCAAATTCTCCGGCTGGAATTAAATTTTATAATCAAGAACAACGTCAACAACTAGGCTCTGGTGCTGGACTTTTGTGTTTAGGTCATTATTATTTATTAGGTCCCGTACTGCTAACTATTTTCGTAAAACCTGAGTAG
- a CDS encoding MBL fold metallo-hydrolase, protein MKSLHRPDLYTWSCFNPTRNIDFNGFAWIRPEGNILIDPVALSNHDWNHLESLGGVVWIVLTNSDHLRSAKEIANQTYAKIAAPLAEKENFPIPCDRWLTDGEELVPGLKVIELQGSKTPGELALLLEETTLITGDLVRSPSAGSLTILPDNKLLNREQAIASVRSLAELTKVQAVLVGDGWSVFRDGRERLQELVATL, encoded by the coding sequence ATGAAATCTCTGCACCGTCCCGATTTATATACCTGGTCTTGTTTTAACCCGACAAGAAATATTGATTTTAATGGGTTCGCCTGGATTCGTCCAGAGGGTAATATCTTAATTGATCCAGTAGCTTTATCAAACCATGATTGGAATCATCTGGAATCTCTCGGTGGTGTGGTTTGGATTGTACTGACAAACTCAGATCATCTCCGGTCAGCCAAGGAAATTGCTAATCAAACCTATGCCAAAATTGCTGCACCCCTAGCTGAGAAGGAAAATTTCCCCATCCCTTGCGATCGCTGGTTGACAGATGGTGAAGAATTAGTACCAGGACTAAAAGTGATTGAACTGCAAGGCTCGAAAACTCCCGGTGAACTAGCTTTACTACTAGAGGAAACAACTTTAATTACTGGTGATTTGGTGCGATCGCCTTCAGCGGGTAGCTTGACAATCTTACCAGACAACAAGTTACTAAATCGAGAACAAGCTATTGCTTCGGTTCGCTCTTTAGCCGAATTAACAAAAGTGCAAGCGGTTTTAGTCGGAGATGGTTGGTCTGTATTTCGAGACGGAAGAGAAAGATTACAGGAACTGGTAGCTACTTTGTGA
- a CDS encoding pyridoxal-phosphate-dependent aminotransferase family protein: MDNKLMLMIPGPTPVPEAALLALAKHPIGHRSGEFSSMMGEVTENLKWLHQTQSDVLMLNVSGTGAVEAGMINFLSPGDRILVGSNGKFGERWVEVGQAFGLNVETVTAEWGQPLDPAKFGEILQADTNKEIKAVIITHSETSTGVINDLVAINSHVKAHGEALIIVDAVTSLGAYNVAVDALGLDVVASGSQKGYMIPPGLGFVSVSPKAWEAYKTAKLPKYYLDLGKYRKATTKNTTPFTPPVNLMVALHTTLGMMKKEGLESIFARHERQKNATRAAMKALNLPLFAADECASPAITAVSVPGMEADKIRSLMKKRFDIALAGGQDHLSNKIFRIGHLGFVSDRDILSCIASLEIVLSELGYENFTPGAGIAAAGKVFG, translated from the coding sequence ATGGACAATAAGTTGATGTTGATGATTCCTGGTCCTACCCCAGTTCCAGAAGCTGCTTTACTGGCATTAGCTAAACACCCCATCGGACACCGCAGCGGTGAATTTAGCAGCATGATGGGTGAGGTGACAGAAAACCTGAAATGGCTGCACCAAACCCAAAGTGATGTACTAATGCTGAATGTTAGCGGTACTGGTGCGGTAGAAGCGGGGATGATTAATTTTCTTTCCCCAGGCGATCGCATTTTAGTTGGTTCTAATGGTAAATTCGGTGAACGCTGGGTAGAAGTTGGTCAAGCTTTTGGTTTGAATGTGGAAACTGTCACCGCAGAATGGGGACAACCTTTAGACCCTGCTAAATTTGGGGAAATATTGCAAGCTGACACTAACAAAGAAATCAAAGCTGTAATTATCACCCACAGCGAAACTTCAACAGGTGTCATTAATGATTTGGTAGCTATCAATAGTCATGTAAAAGCACACGGTGAAGCTTTAATTATTGTTGATGCCGTTACCAGCTTGGGTGCTTACAATGTAGCTGTCGATGCTTTGGGTTTGGATGTAGTTGCTTCCGGTTCCCAAAAAGGTTACATGATACCTCCCGGTTTAGGATTTGTGTCTGTGAGTCCTAAAGCTTGGGAAGCTTACAAAACTGCGAAATTGCCAAAATATTATTTAGATTTAGGTAAATATCGCAAAGCTACCACTAAAAATACAACTCCTTTTACTCCCCCAGTTAACTTAATGGTGGCATTACACACCACCTTGGGGATGATGAAAAAAGAGGGTTTGGAGTCCATTTTTGCCCGTCATGAACGCCAAAAGAATGCGACCCGCGCAGCGATGAAAGCTTTAAATTTACCATTGTTTGCGGCTGATGAATGCGCTAGTCCAGCTATTACCGCTGTATCAGTACCAGGAATGGAAGCGGATAAAATTCGGTCATTGATGAAAAAGCGGTTTGATATTGCTTTAGCTGGTGGTCAAGACCATCTGAGTAATAAAATTTTCCGTATTGGTCACTTGGGATTTGTGAGCGATCGCGATATCCTCAGCTGTATAGCATCATTGGAAATTGTGCTTTCAGAACTTGGCTATGAAAACTTTACCCCTGGTGCTGGTATAGCCGCAGCAGGGAAAGTTTTTGGATAA
- a CDS encoding DUF29 domain-containing protein — protein sequence MSKTSVKNLYEQDFSLWVEDTVSKLKARDNDNLDWDNLIEEVESLGKSQRKTVRSFLVRLLEHLLKRCYVPMSDCYRGWEIEIRNFRQRLQIELEDSPSLKGFVLEILTKSYEMALENVRDGYPDVYFSEVCPFPSDVDALLTKKFWEE from the coding sequence ATGAGTAAAACATCAGTCAAAAATCTATACGAACAAGATTTTTCTCTTTGGGTTGAGGATACAGTAAGTAAATTAAAAGCACGAGATAATGATAATTTAGATTGGGATAATTTAATTGAAGAGGTAGAGTCTTTGGGGAAAAGTCAGCGTAAAACTGTCAGGAGTTTTTTGGTGCGTTTATTGGAACATTTGTTAAAGCGGTGTTATGTACCAATGTCAGACTGTTATCGGGGTTGGGAAATCGAAATTAGAAATTTTCGTCAACGGTTACAAATTGAGTTAGAAGACTCACCAAGTTTGAAAGGTTTCGTTTTAGAAATTCTTACTAAAAGCTATGAAATGGCTTTGGAAAATGTCAGAGATGGTTATCCTGATGTTTATTTTTCTGAAGTTTGTCCATTTCCTAGTGATGTAGATGCTTTGTTAACTAAGAAGTTTTGGGAAGAATAA
- the lpdA gene encoding dihydrolipoyl dehydrogenase — protein sequence MSSGFDYDLVIIGAGVGGHGAALHAVNYGLKTAIIEAADMGGTCVNRGCIPSKALLAASGRVRELRNAHHLKSLGIQIGNVEFDRQAIADHADNLVSKIQGDLTNSLKRLGVDIIRGWGKLAGSQKVTVSTTDKGEKTITAQNIILSPGSVPFVPPGIEVDGKTVFTSDQGVKLESLPQWIAIIGSGYIGLEFSDIYTALGCEVTMIEALDVLMPGFDRDIAKLAERVLITPRDIETKVGIYAKRIIPGSPVVIELANFQTKEDLEVLEVDACLVATGRIPATKNLGLDSVGVELDKRNFIPVNDGMAVLSAGEVVPHLYAIGDANGKMMLAHAASAQGIIAVENILGKGKKIDYRSIPAAAFTHPEVSYVGLPETAAQELGLAEGFEIGTAKSYFKGNSKALAENEADGIAKVIYRKDTGEVLGVHIFGLHAADLIHEASAAVANRQSVKDLAYLVHAHPTLSEVLDEAYKRAIAS from the coding sequence GTGAGTTCTGGATTTGATTACGATTTAGTGATTATTGGCGCGGGTGTAGGTGGACATGGCGCAGCCCTACACGCCGTCAACTACGGTTTGAAAACAGCGATTATCGAAGCAGCAGACATGGGTGGAACCTGTGTTAACCGGGGCTGTATTCCCTCTAAGGCGTTGCTGGCTGCTTCGGGAAGGGTGCGGGAGTTACGCAACGCTCACCATCTGAAATCTTTGGGAATTCAAATTGGTAATGTAGAATTTGATCGGCAAGCGATCGCAGATCACGCCGATAATCTTGTTTCTAAAATTCAAGGCGACTTAACCAACAGCCTCAAACGCTTAGGAGTCGATATCATTCGGGGTTGGGGAAAATTAGCCGGTTCGCAAAAAGTCACCGTCTCTACAACAGATAAGGGTGAAAAAACCATCACCGCGCAAAATATCATTCTTTCCCCTGGTTCTGTTCCCTTCGTTCCTCCGGGAATTGAAGTAGACGGCAAAACTGTCTTTACCAGCGACCAAGGGGTAAAATTAGAATCTCTACCCCAGTGGATAGCAATTATTGGTAGTGGTTACATCGGTTTAGAATTTTCTGATATTTACACCGCTTTGGGCTGTGAAGTGACAATGATTGAAGCCCTAGATGTGTTAATGCCAGGATTTGACCGTGATATTGCTAAACTGGCAGAACGGGTTTTAATTACTCCCCGTGATATTGAAACCAAAGTGGGAATATACGCGAAAAGAATCATTCCTGGTTCTCCCGTGGTAATTGAATTAGCAAATTTCCAAACTAAAGAAGATTTAGAAGTATTGGAAGTTGATGCTTGTTTAGTAGCTACAGGTCGCATCCCCGCAACCAAAAATCTTGGTTTAGATTCTGTGGGTGTGGAACTGGATAAACGGAATTTTATCCCTGTTAACGACGGGATGGCGGTACTTTCAGCAGGTGAAGTAGTTCCCCATCTGTATGCAATTGGTGATGCTAACGGGAAGATGATGTTAGCTCACGCGGCTTCGGCTCAAGGTATAATTGCGGTAGAAAATATCCTTGGTAAAGGTAAAAAAATAGACTATCGCAGCATTCCCGCAGCAGCTTTTACCCACCCCGAAGTTAGTTATGTGGGTTTACCAGAAACAGCCGCCCAAGAATTGGGTTTAGCTGAAGGATTTGAAATTGGTACTGCTAAGAGTTACTTCAAAGGCAATTCTAAAGCTTTAGCAGAAAATGAAGCCGATGGTATCGCTAAAGTGATTTATCGTAAAGATACAGGTGAAGTCTTAGGTGTGCATATTTTCGGTTTACACGCTGCTGATTTAATTCACGAAGCATCCGCCGCAGTTGCTAACCGTCAATCTGTAAAAGACCTCGCTTATTTAGTTCATGCCCATCCTACTCTTTCAGAAGTGCTGGATGAAGCTTACAAACGAGCGATCGCAAGTTAG
- a CDS encoding DUF2949 domain-containing protein, giving the protein MIIHSTQGGEIQMAPSRYSRLINFLQEDLAISAASLAVALRHREQDTGSLTMILWQYGLITLEQLEQIYDWLETA; this is encoded by the coding sequence ATGATAATACACTCTACTCAAGGAGGTGAGATACAAATGGCACCATCAAGATATTCTCGTTTAATTAATTTTCTCCAAGAAGATTTGGCAATTTCAGCAGCTTCTCTGGCTGTGGCTTTGCGTCATCGTGAGCAAGATACAGGCTCTTTAACCATGATCCTGTGGCAGTATGGATTGATTACCCTAGAGCAGTTAGAACAAATTTATGATTGGTTGGAAACTGCATAA